One Roseovarius bejariae genomic region harbors:
- a CDS encoding PaaI family thioesterase: MGLQMTIEELDAFIAEVFPQVEGDFVIEDLGEMRIRVRLATAEKHLRPGGTVSGPSMFALADVAVYMAVLAMIGPQALAVTTNCSIDFMRKPEAGKDLIAECRLLKLGRVLAVGEVLMFSDGGEAPVARASLTYSIPPR; encoded by the coding sequence ATGGGCTTGCAGATGACCATCGAGGAGTTGGACGCCTTCATTGCGGAGGTTTTCCCGCAGGTGGAGGGCGATTTCGTCATCGAGGATCTGGGCGAGATGCGAATCCGGGTGCGGCTTGCGACGGCGGAAAAGCATCTGCGCCCCGGTGGGACGGTGTCGGGCCCGTCGATGTTCGCCTTGGCGGATGTGGCTGTATATATGGCCGTGCTGGCGATGATCGGGCCGCAGGCCTTGGCGGTAACCACCAATTGCAGCATCGATTTCATGCGCAAACCCGAAGCGGGCAAGGATTTGATTGCAGAATGCCGGTTGCTGAAACTTGGCCGGGTACTGGCGGTGGGTGAGGTCTTGATGTTCTCGGACGGCGGCGAGGCCCCGGTGGCGCGCGCAAGCCTGACCTATTCGATCCCGCCGCGATAA
- a CDS encoding DUF1127 domain-containing protein yields the protein MTILTRTDRSALQSLAAQNALPAIASVAVRFAYLVTLWSQRSRTRRALKRLPAHLRKDVGLTADQADIEARKLFWNP from the coding sequence ATGACGATCCTCACGCGCACCGATCGCTCGGCCCTGCAATCCCTTGCAGCCCAGAACGCCCTGCCCGCGATTGCCAGCGTGGCGGTACGTTTCGCTTATCTCGTCACCCTCTGGTCACAGCGCAGCCGCACCCGGCGCGCCCTCAAACGCCTGCCTGCCCACCTGCGCAAGGATGTCGGCCTGACCGCCGATCAGGCGGACATCGAAGCACGCAAACTTTTCTGGAATCCCTGA
- a CDS encoding enoyl-CoA hydratase has protein sequence MPILERKDTGAIARLTLNHPEKLNALSDAMLAALSDEFEALAADEKIRVVIIAGAGKAFCAGHDLKEMTQGRQAEDGGKAYFADLFARCTKVMTAIRNLPQPVIAQPHGIATAAGCQLVASCDMAVAAEGTRFGVNGVNIGLFCSTPMVALSRNIPRKQAFEMLTTGEFIDTDRAQALGLINRAVPHDDLEAATDELAETVAAKLGAAVRIGKRAFYDQLEMTLDQAYAHTGQVMVENMLYRDTEEGIAAFLEKRPPEWDQ, from the coding sequence ATGCCGATCCTTGAGCGGAAAGATACAGGCGCCATCGCCCGCCTGACCCTGAACCATCCCGAAAAGCTCAATGCGCTGTCCGATGCCATGCTGGCCGCGCTGTCCGATGAGTTCGAAGCGCTGGCGGCGGATGAAAAAATCCGCGTGGTGATCATCGCGGGGGCGGGCAAGGCCTTCTGCGCCGGTCACGACCTCAAGGAAATGACCCAGGGCCGTCAGGCCGAGGATGGCGGCAAAGCCTATTTCGCCGATCTTTTCGCGCGCTGCACCAAGGTCATGACCGCCATTCGCAACCTGCCCCAGCCGGTGATCGCCCAACCCCACGGCATCGCCACCGCCGCGGGTTGTCAACTGGTCGCCAGTTGCGACATGGCCGTGGCCGCCGAAGGCACCCGTTTTGGCGTCAATGGCGTGAACATCGGCCTCTTCTGCTCCACTCCGATGGTGGCCCTGTCGCGCAATATCCCGCGCAAGCAGGCGTTCGAGATGCTGACGACGGGCGAATTCATCGACACCGACCGTGCACAGGCCCTCGGACTGATCAACCGCGCCGTGCCACATGACGATCTGGAAGCGGCCACCGATGAACTCGCCGAAACCGTGGCCGCCAAACTCGGCGCCGCCGTGCGCATCGGCAAACGCGCTTTCTATGATCAATTGGAAATGACCCTCGATCAGGCCTATGCCCACACCGGGCAGGTCATGGTGGAAAACATGCTCTACCGTGACACCGAAGAAGGCATCGCCGCCTTCCTCGAAAAACGCCCGCCAGAATGGGATCAGTAA